Part of the Natrialbaceae archaeon AArc-T1-2 genome, GTTCGAGTGAGGGATCCGTTCGCCCTGGACCGTGATGAGGTGGCCGTAGTCCCACCACGACAACACGCCGTAGGTACCCGGTGGATAGTCGTAGCTGCCGTCCTCGGGGTAATCGTAGCTGCCGTAGTACTCGAGGCGGTCGGCGTTTTCTTCCTCGCCCCAGTCACCCGGCTCGGGCGTGTTCGCGTTCAGCCAGTGGGTCGCTTCCTCCCAGGTCGTCGCGTCCTCGCTGGGTCCGACGTGGTTGCCCCGCTCCCACGCCGTGTCCCCGCTGGCCGCGACCGGCGGGAGCAACGGTGCAAACAGGAGCATGACGACCATCACGAGGACGATGATCTGGTAGGCCTCGACCTCCCGGAGCGACTCGTACCCGCTCCGGAGGTCGACGTCGAGATCGAACAGCCGAACGACGTCGGCGACGAAGACCGCGTTGACGATCGCGACCGCGAGCACGAGGTAGTAGGCGAATCGCATCTGGGTCATCGACATGCTGATCAGAAACAGCGACCAGACGACGACCAGCGTGTATTCGGCACGGTACTCGCGTCCGAAAAACGGCCGGGCGACGAGGAAGGCAAGCCCGGCGAGCATCGTGTAAAACGCCGTGCCGAACTCTTCGAAGACGTGGCCGGTGTAGTCAGGTGGGGGCTGGGCCTCGGCGATGGTGAGTCCCGCGCCACGCTCACCGATCGGCAGGACCCGTCCCTGCAGGTTCGAGACGAACGTGCTGTAGAAGTCCGGGAGGACGAGCGCCATCAGGCCGAACGCGACGACGACGAGTCCGCCGATCGCCACGGGATAGTACCGGCGGTCGGCCCCGTACTCGTTCCACTGTCGGGCCAGCCAGGCCATGAAGACGGAGCCGACGGCGACGAGTGCGGCCGACACCGGTTGGAGGTAGCCGAAACTCGTCACACTCGTTCCTGGCTCCTCGATCAAAAGCGCCGTCAGCACCGCGGTCAGGCCGAGACTGATCGCGCCGACGAAGGCGACGTGGTCGGGCGAGACGCCACGGACGTAATCGAGACAGAGCTGCACCGCGAAGAAGACGCCGAAGATGCCGATCAGGACGACGCCTGGCGGCCACGACCAGATATACAGCGTCAGGGCGATCCCGGCGAGAACGCTGTAGAGGGCGGGTTCGCGAAGCGCGTCGACGTCTTTGTCGGCGACCAGTTCCCAGATCGGCTTCTCGCGTTCGGCTACCCGCAGTGCAGCCATCATCGCGAGCACGGCGATCGCCATGAACAACACCTCGGCGACGTGGTGCTGGAGCTGTCCTGTCGTGGTTCGATAGAAGAACGTTCCCGGTGCGAGCGCGAGCAGGACGATCGAGACGATACCGCCGATCGTTCCGCCGAGACGTCGTCCCATGTAAAACACCGGAATCGCGACCAGCGCTCCCATCACCGGAACGGCGAGCAACGCGACCGTATACAGCGTCTCGGTGGAGGGGTCGCCGAGCCCGACGATCATCGCTGCGATCACGATGAGCTGGTCGAACAGCGTCCCGAACTGGCCGACGTACCGGCCGTCGGGAAAGCTGGTCCAGACCTCATACGGCATCGTGTAGGGGAAGTTCTCCGCCGTCCACTGCACCGTTCGCCAGTGATACCACGAGTCGACCGCTGCCAGGGCGGGCGCGCCCTCTTCCATGGCGAACCGGTCGTACGCCCGGATCCGTGCGAGGAACATGAACAGTATCACGACCCCGAGTACGGGGATGTGATACCACTCGTCCCACCGCTCGAGGAAGGTCGCCTCGACGTCCTCCTCGAGACGCTCGGTGTCGGTACTCATTAGGTTCCACCAGTCCCAAGCCAAGAATAAGCCTTGTCATCTGGTCGCGTCGCTTTCACGTTCGATGGCGAGCGTGCGTGACGTCTCGCTCGATGGTCGACGCCGCCTGTGGGAAACGACAAGGCTTATTGACCGATCACGGAAACCGGAACGCGATGAAGATCTCCGTCGTCGTCTGTACCTACGCGATGGAGCGATACGACGTCTTCACCGAGTGCGTCGAGAGCGTGCTCGCACAGACGTACGAGCCGCTCGAGGTCGTCCTCGTCGTCGACGGAAACGACGCCGTCTTCGAGCGCGTGCGGGAGGATTTCGGCGGCCTCGAGAACGTCGTGCTCCACTGCAACGAGGAAAACCAGGGCATCTCCTACAGCCGGACGAAGGGGGCCGAGATCGCGACCGGTGAGGTCGTGGCGTTTATCGACGACGACGCCGTCGCCGAGGAGGACTGGATCGAGGAGCTAGCTCGAGTCTACGAGGAGAGCGATGCAATCGCCGTCGGTGGCCACGCGAAACCAGACTGGGTGACCGAGAAACCGGACTTCTT contains:
- a CDS encoding oligosaccharyl transferase, archaeosortase A system-associated, which gives rise to MSTDTERLEEDVEATFLERWDEWYHIPVLGVVILFMFLARIRAYDRFAMEEGAPALAAVDSWYHWRTVQWTAENFPYTMPYEVWTSFPDGRYVGQFGTLFDQLIVIAAMIVGLGDPSTETLYTVALLAVPVMGALVAIPVFYMGRRLGGTIGGIVSIVLLALAPGTFFYRTTTGQLQHHVAEVLFMAIAVLAMMAALRVAEREKPIWELVADKDVDALREPALYSVLAGIALTLYIWSWPPGVVLIGIFGVFFAVQLCLDYVRGVSPDHVAFVGAISLGLTAVLTALLIEEPGTSVTSFGYLQPVSAALVAVGSVFMAWLARQWNEYGADRRYYPVAIGGLVVVAFGLMALVLPDFYSTFVSNLQGRVLPIGERGAGLTIAEAQPPPDYTGHVFEEFGTAFYTMLAGLAFLVARPFFGREYRAEYTLVVVWSLFLISMSMTQMRFAYYLVLAVAIVNAVFVADVVRLFDLDVDLRSGYESLREVEAYQIIVLVMVVMLLFAPLLPPVAASGDTAWERGNHVGPSEDATTWEEATHWLNANTPEPGDWGEEENADRLEYYGSYDYPEDGSYDYPPGTYGVLSWWDYGHLITVQGERIPHSNPFQSNARSSAAFFTAQDEGQGELYLDAVAAGESPDHEADEAALEAAVAESDLEEELRYVMIDHEMAGGKFSAITEWTGPEYETYVEQREYQGEPVPASSEAYHDTMLASLYLEDASELEHYRLVHENDDYAVVGGMVNPRTGMPTAQYSLPFRHLGLESAWGNETQGVQSALEQAEADDELFQQLGIPIWDGEVISTVKTFERVEGAALTGTVDPDEIDENATVTAMVELETAPGRTFVYEQTGELEDDGSFELTVPYATDDELGVDDGYTDSSVEATGEYTIVVDGDEQQLVDETAVSETDVVEGESVSIEPEEIDIVDAPEEGDGDGGTEAGDDDEDDGAAEDDDDEDDGGTDVAESIAG